Sequence from the Rutidosis leptorrhynchoides isolate AG116_Rl617_1_P2 chromosome 3, CSIRO_AGI_Rlap_v1, whole genome shotgun sequence genome:
TTAGTGGCTAGTGAAATTTTATTCGATTCTCGTTATTCTATTGTAGGTACATTGTCGGTGTACTCTTCAGTAGAAGATGTTGGGAGGAAATAACACCAATTCCTTAGTCCCTGTCTATCTTGACGAGAACCTGTTCCAGTATCCTTCAAATCAATTGCAGCTATTTGGTAATGgtgagttatttatttatttatttatgtttttaaaaatccAGATTCACCCAAATGAATGTACATATGTTGTACCATTGTTTGTGGTATTGTGAAGATGCATCACATATGTTGTACATATCTTTTTCTTTTAACAATCCCATATATGTGTTAACCTTTTTACATATGAGGTTTCCATAGCTATCTTCTGAGTATTTTATCTGATGATTTGATTTGTTTTTACAGTGCCTAATACTTTATTTGCTCCATTTAGTGATCAGAACACGAgcctcaaatttaaactttatattgCAAGCATTAGATTCTTGTACATGGATTTGGATTCAGAACAACATGAGCATTGTTGTCATATTCTTAATCCTAACTTGATTATATTTGATCACTACTATGTTGATCATATAAATTAGCACATGGATCATATAAATTACTATGCCCTATTAAATTAGCTCATTGCAACTCTTACTGTCTCATGTTTATTAGCACATGGATCATATTAATTGCTTATTACAATCTGAATGCACATGCTCTATCCTATTTAACTACAGACATGATGGGTGTTAGATCTGATGAGACTTGAACTAGGGTTTGTCTAGTTAGGTTGTATCTTAAAATCATAAAgttgtaaatattaaataaaaaaacatTTATTTATCCTTCCTGTCACATCATGATCACATATCATTGTCAGGATCAGCCATTTAAAATCATAAAGCTATGATGctgtttgttttaaaaaaaaaaattgcattGCTACTGTGTGTTTCTAACATAGCCATTAATAGATGAGATTCTTTATTTGTTTGAAATACTGTTTCTGATTGTTGATTTTTCGTGTTGACATTTATATAACAGTACCCGTCACCCATAATGTTGATCCAGTAAATTGTTCTGGTAGAGAGCAAAATAACCCTGCCATTCAGTTAAATAAACGATCAAGGGAATCCGAGGCTAATGTAATGCAAAAGAAGCTTCAGATATCATTCAACCACAACTTTTATAACGAAGAGTCTGATCGACCATCAAACATTCCAAACCCACACCATGTATCTACTGGTTTGAAATTGTCCTATGATGATGAGGAACGCAATTCTTCAATTACTTCAGCAAGTGGAAGCATGTCAGCTGCACCGTCGCTGATGTCATCTTTTGGTGATAGTGTTGCAACTGAACTTGATAGACAGAATGAAGAACTTGAAAGATACATTATGCTTCAGGTACTATTTGCACTTTCTGTTGCTCATATaaaaatctagtttttttttttgttgcaGTAACAGTCTTTCATCGTATCCATCTTTCAGGATTATGCTGCAAGTATTTACACTGTGCTACACTCTTTACTGATATTAAATCTTCACTTGTGTACCATTTTGTGCAATATACTTATTGTTCCTGCCACGATATGTTTTTTGTAATCACTAATCAGTTGATGTAACTTAAGTACCATTATTTTGGAACCCAAAAGTCTAGTTGGTGGGATAATTTGGGCATTTTTTACCACTGTTGTAAAAGTCATCGGCAGACGTGTGGAACTAGCCCGTCTCGAGTCGCCCAAAAATGCCTTAAAGGTTGTAACGTTAAAAAGTCGGGTTAAAGTCAGCTAGTCAGTCAAAGTCAgccagtcggtcaaagtcaaagttaggTTAAAAAAAATAGTTCTAAGATATAAATTTGGTGTCATATTTACGTTTGAAATATTTtgttatttatgttatatatatttatgtgcaaGATATATTTGATTAATTTTTTGTAATACTAAAAATCATCGTTGGTCAACGACTAACTCGTCCCCGACTCTTCCCCTCTAACGTCCCGACCGACGCGCGACTTTTTCAACCTTGTTTTATTTTATACCCATTTAATGCCCGCAGGTTTGTTGCTTTTGGTAAAAAATGGCAACTTTTCAAAGAAAAGTTAGTTGCATATGTCGGTAAACACAGTGAATGGTATTTTGCATTTTGTGCAGTCTCCTCTAAACATAGATTTAGTTCGATTCAAGATCTTTTAGTTATGACACTATGGTGTTATATTTTTATGTATGTTACATTCTTTAGGTAAAGTTGAAACGGTATGATAACTTAtattatgtatactgataataacAGGGAGAAAATATGTTTAAAGGGGTGAAGGATATAAGACAGAGATACATGGCTTCATTTCTGGCATCTATTGGAAAAGGTATAGACAACAAGATACGTGAAAAAGATCTCGAGATAGAAACAATAAACCGTAAAAACCAGGAACTAGTGGAAAGAATAAAGCAGGTGGCAAACGAAGCCCAAAATTGGCACTACAGAGCAAAATACAGCGAGTCAGTTGTCAATATGCTAAAAGCAAACCTACAGCAGGCACTCGCACAGGGAAACGAGCAAATTAAAGAAGGGTTTGGTGATACAGATCTTGAACGTGATGTCGTATCATCTATAAACCCTAACAATTACCTTGGCTTGGGTAACGAAATGAATATTGATAGAATGATATGCAGAGTGTGCAATGTGAAGGAGGTCTCGATTCTTGTGATGGCGTGTAGACACTTGAGTCTGTGTAAAGATTGTGATAATAGAGGTGTGAATGTTTGTCCGGTTTGTCACGGTGTGAAAACTGTTGGCGTTGAAGTGTACATGTCGTAAATTATCAGCGTCAAGGGTTTTAGTGTGGCGTTCAAAGTTCAACTTGTGAAATCAAGAAATCATGATATTTTGCTTGCAGATACATATAAATTTCTAATCGTTGTGGCGATTGTGCAACATGACTTGCTTGTCTTTTACCTTTTTCGTTACATTGCATCTAACCAATGAGCTAATAGCTCGGTGGTATCCGTTGCGGCCCTCCATATAGAACCCTCTGTCAAAATGAGTGCGTGTTCGAGTCCCACTTTTGGCAATGATTTACAACTCATGACAAAGTGGGATGATGTCTGCCACACGTGAGGGGTATTTTACATGACTCTTACGGTGAGTTTCGAAAGAAAACACGGAATTTTTTGTGTTCGTTTCGATCTACACCTTTTATCAAAATACATTGCATGTTTGCGTTAGAGAGGCGTGAAACGGTTCAGAACTGGAACGAATTGGAGCGTTAACTGGGACTCTACTTTAGAGTTAGTGATATAAGCCTTTTTCTAACATTAGGATTAACTGCTCTATGCCCCACTTAAAAAACGTAAAGAAGGTTTAGTTTATAGCAATAAGATCTAATAATGGACGTGGTCGGGTACTCAACTGCACCTAGCAATTGTGGTGTTATTAATAGAAGTGACTACTTTTTTTTTCTGCAAAAAACTGTAAAATATTCTAAAACTCCGAGGACATTCATCGAAAAGATGAAGTCTCGAATTATTTACACGGCATCAAAGGCCAAACACAAGAAAACAACACCGAGAGGCACTAACTAGAAACAAAGAACCGAAAAAAGGGGAAACAAAAGAGACCATCTACATAACAAAAGCTAAAAAGTTAGCCCGTGCCACCAAAAAACGCTCACACCAATTTCATATCTCCTCGACATTAAAATTTCTCAATTGCTCCCCCATTAACCTTGTGGACCTTAGTTTTCTTGTTCTTTTGCTTGTGTTGAACCCGCTCCCGAGCCAATCTTCTTCCCTTCAATCCGACAAATGTTGAGATCTTTGCTAGCTTCCTCAAAAAAATTTATTCAAGGACGACatgagtaatttttttttttttttttaaaaaaaatcggtACATTATTAGATATTCATTTTTGAATAAAAAAATATTACAGTATCAACTGGTTTTGTACGATTCAATACCGGTATAGTAACCCTCCCTAAATGAAATAGTAAAGATATATTCATAGTAAAATTACAAAATGCTACGAGTATATATATAGTGTGTATACTCTTTTGGGCGGCAACTTATTCATCCCATTTATATTTTCACTTAGTTTCTTCACCATTTCCGTACACAATTCGTCAATTGAATTGTGCATCTGCAAAGTGAAACCAATATCCAGCTTTGTTAGGGTTCTATGGACGTTTCGTCTGTTAGAAATCTCTGTCGACATGTAAGTTATTTAATCGCTCGGAATTTCAATCTCATTCTCCTATATTAACGATATATGTAGTTATAATTTATAGTTTTATGTATTCACGAATTGTCTCAGTTGATTTCGTCTGCGATTCAGCGGTGCCGAAACTCCGGCGAACTTTGCCGATTAACCGTCAGTCTGAAATCGTCTCCGATGATTAATCCTCATGTTCTTCGTGTATCAAGTAATTTGCAATCTCTATTTGCATATCAGTATTTATATTTAGGTTTAATGCATTGATATGATTGATGCCAGTAACATAATCGAAACTTCCAATAGCTAGATACTTAGATCTGTAACTAATTGATCatgtttaattatcgtattttcaaGTGTAATTCATATGATGATATAAGGAATATTTATTCTTTTATAGTATTATATTTTTGTGTGGAGATTGTTATATTGTGTGTGAAGGAGCATTTGAAATGTATATTAATCTAAAATCATTGTGTAACTTAGTAAAATGATTCAAATCCTCTAGGCTGGGCTATAAATCGGTTTAACTTCGTCTACCATTGACGTTTAGTTTAATTGCAAAAGAATGAGAATGGATCAGCTGTTTTTGTAATTGTTTACATTTTATATTTCTGTTTATAACAATGagctatataatataattttagcaGTTTGTTTGACTTCGTGATATGACCAGTTTCTGACACTGGAGTTGGAAGCTGCTTGGATGAGTTTCAGGAAGTGAAGTATTTAAATGATTCGACTGTAAATGAGATACAAGGTAAGATCTCGTAGTACAAGTATATTTGCTCTCTAAACTTGCTCTGTGTGTATGAACAGGATGGATAGTTTGTATGAACAGGATGGATAGTTAACTGATCGATACTTAAATGGTCACTTAATACTATTAATCAGACCTTGTTATAAACTCTATTGCGGTTATGATGTTTGTTCATAAGCATaacatgcattttaatataaatgagGCGGATGTTAGGTCCTTCTATTCGACTTTTATTGTCATCAGGTTTATGACAACTTCAGAGTACACTTATATTAGAAATAATCAGGGAAGTATCAAAGTTTTTGTCTAAGTAATATAACTAATTACTTCCATGTCGTTTCAAATGCACAAGTATCTCCGAGCTCCCAATTACATGCTACATTTTTTGAAAATATAACTGTATGTTTTAATTATATATACACTAACCAACTGATGAGATGCTTTACTATGCTATGCAGATGGAATTATATCAATTGCAACAACTAGTAAGCATCGATCTTATTCACTTAACTCTATTGACTTTAGAAGGCTTGGATTTTTTCATTTCTTGTTAGGCTTAGTTGTTCTTTACATCAACATATGATCTGCATTTGAAGCTTAAGAAATATCAATGCAATATGGCTTCTTGACATATTTCATGTTATGAAAATTTTTTGGTTACTATATCAACATAAATTAAGTGATTTACCTTAAATGAAGTATTTTGTAGCatctttattatatataatgatgaTTAGGGGTGATGATTGATACTTTTTTCAGTATCAAGTTACGAATTAACCAACTGAAACATGTACTATCACTAATTTATTTACTTAATCAATGTCTTGTTTTTCTAACTTTGCAGGCATTGGTGATCACGATATATATCACTACAATATAGATCTTAAACAGAAAGTTCGCCTGAATAGACTAGCAAATTTACCCTTAATCTCCAAGAATGGTGCAGCATTCAGGCATGCTATTAACTAGACGTCTTATATAACTGATTTCAATAACTTTATGGAAAACATTAATTTGTTAATTGCTTTTTTCCAGTGGGACTGAAGTATCATTCTCAACAAGTCACCGTGTTGATGATTTACTGGCAGATATTACATGCTTTTTCCGAAAGGTTAGATGTTGTATATAAACAATGTTATGTCCTAAAACCTTCTATTGTTTTTCAAGCAGTCTCTAGTATGTTGTATTCATGTTTGCATTATCTGATATTATCCTTTATTTTGTCTTTATGATTCAACTCTGCAGATACTCATTATGAAGGTTCCTGTAAGCATCAATTTTAACTCACAACCATTGCTTGTTCATATTTCCATTACGAATGCTATATTTGATTTATGGACCCATTTTATTCTTAAcatcttaatattataattatgttGTTCCTAGTCGATCATTTGTGTCATTATTACTTGCATAATTCAATTTTTTTGTCTTATCAGAAGGTTGGAATTGAGCTTATTATTGATAAGGGCGAAAATCCCGAGCAAAATCATGTAAATTCTATAGTAGTAAATGAGTGCATTAATCTATCACCAGAAGAAAACGTTGAATGTCTCAAATCAGGCCTTGTGGATTATGTCTTTAAACATGGGAATCAAAAAGAGACTACATGCCACTCTTGTTTTCCAATTGGGTAAGTTCGCTTTGTTTTAAGACCAAACAATCATAGAATTTGATGAAAATGTTTTTGTATGCATACATACGTTTTTATCTTCTTTTTTAACTCTTAAGCAAATGAACTTTATCTAgcagaaagttattattatttgtatatattcaGTGAAGATAAGGAAAATAACAATATGATTCTGAAAAatgtattattaattttgtaagGGAACGCCTAAAAACTGGAAGTGGGACCGTTTGCAAAGCTAGCAGGAATATTGAAAGAACGATAGAAGCTGTGGTTATAGTTAGTGAATTATCAGAGATATTGAATCCATCCTGTTTCAGGGTGTGTGGTAACAAAACAGAGGTCAATTTTCTTTTCTAAttctatttaattattattattattattttatttagtgTTAGATATAAAAGTTTTTGTAGTATTAAGTGACTACTACATGTGTTTCAGGTTTTATACTTCAATGACTTCTTACCTGGCTTAATTTCTGAATCATCACTACTTGCACTGAAAAAAACTGATTGGAAAAGCTATGGATTAAGCATAAAATGCATCTCAAATGTTGATGGTTGTGCATTTATTGAATGGGAGGATTTGCCACCTGGTTCTCATATTGACATTGCCATTCACTGTCACCACAAGAAATATCCATTATTTACTTTTCATCCATCTATATCCGGTATAAGTTTATATCAAAATAGGTTGCTTTGCATCGCTCGGGTTAGGTCGCAAAAATGTGCTTTCAAAAATGTTACTGCTTGCTAATTTTCATATTGTTAGCTTGTTAATTTTGGTTAAGAATATTGCATAACTTTAGTAATAATTTCGTTACTTTACTACTTGATGACAGAATGTATATCCCCTTTTGTATGTTATTTTTCTGCATTTACTTAACGTATATACCAAGCTCGATATGCTTCCAGCAAAGGCAAGTACTGGTGATCGAAATCTTATTAAGAAAGCTGTGAAGGTTGCTCTGAATGACTTAAAGGAGAAAAATGATGGAGTTCTTCTTAGTGCACATGCCGCTAAGGTACATCCAAACCCTTATACATACAGCCTTTTTTgtgttttaattaataattaataatataattattaagtacatcgATTAATTAATAGTCAACAAATTTAAGAAAATGCAACTTGTGAAATTTAAATGTAAACTTAAGAAAACATTCTCTTTAAAGCTGTATAGCAGAACTCGGAGAGTACTCGGTTTTGGCAGCTCGGGAGTACTTGGTCAAACTttgtcaaagtcagtcaaagttgGACAAAACTCGGTCATACTCGGCCAAAGCTtgggattactcggaaaatcggtcaaaactcggctaaaatcggtcaaagtcaaacttaatTAACATCCGAGTACTCCTCAAGTTGCCAAGGACTCCCTAAAAAGTCCCGACTGAGTACTCCTTGCTCAAGTAGTTCGGGGAGTACTCGGTCAAACtcaatcaaacttggtcaaactctgCCAAAACTCGGCATCTCTtggaaaatcggtcaaaactcaGACAATCGGTCAAAATTGGTTAAAACTCGAccaaaattggtcaaagtcaaagttagcCAACATCCAAGTACTTTTCAA
This genomic interval carries:
- the LOC139897647 gene encoding E3 ubiquitin-protein ligase BOI-like, with the protein product MLGGNNTNSLVPVYLDENLFQYPSNQLQLFGNVPVTHNVDPVNCSGREQNNPAIQLNKRSRESEANVMQKKLQISFNHNFYNEESDRPSNIPNPHHVSTGLKLSYDDEERNSSITSASGSMSAAPSLMSSFGDSVATELDRQNEELERYIMLQGENMFKGVKDIRQRYMASFLASIGKGIDNKIREKDLEIETINRKNQELVERIKQVANEAQNWHYRAKYSESVVNMLKANLQQALAQGNEQIKEGFGDTDLERDVVSSINPNNYLGLGNEMNIDRMICRVCNVKEVSILVMACRHLSLCKDCDNRGVNVCPVCHGVKTVGVEVYMS
- the LOC139897649 gene encoding type 2 DNA topoisomerase 6 subunit B-like translates to MDVSSVRNLCRHLISSAIQRCRNSGELCRLTVSLKSSPMINPHVLRVSISDTGVGSCLDEFQEVKYLNDSTVNEIQDGIISIATTSIGDHDIYHYNIDLKQKVRLNRLANLPLISKNGAAFSGTEVSFSTSHRVDDLLADITCFFRKILIMKVPKVGIELIIDKGENPEQNHVNSIVVNECINLSPEENVECLKSGLVDYVFKHGNQKETTCHSCFPIGERLKTGSGTVCKASRNIERTIEAVVIVSELSEILNPSCFRVCGNKTEVLYFNDFLPGLISESSLLALKKTDWKSYGLSIKCISNVDGCAFIEWEDLPPGSHIDIAIHCHHKKLDMLPAKASTGDRNLIKKAVKVALNDLKEKNDGVLLSAHAAKIRSYAPDLAKTIAGLISTSNDLKFRDECASLLGLRSYDAESVEDNIKQRLISVIDHNDREPQTKRVREGALLFSDECFEEPDYVDDEYDDVEVNFSPFDL